The following coding sequences are from one Loxodonta africana isolate mLoxAfr1 chromosome 18, mLoxAfr1.hap2, whole genome shotgun sequence window:
- the MRPS23 gene encoding small ribosomal subunit protein mS23, with the protein MAVSRVETVGSVFSRTRGLIRAGVLKEKPLWLDIYKAFPPLREPVFQRARLRYGKAKAEIQDIFYHEDRIRVKFYSAYGSGQKPFDLFNPNFQSTCQRFVEKYIELQELGETDEEKLFVDAGKALLAEGVILRRRGKAKTQQEGSTQVSWKYEHTSLKPQTQLEENQPQQVLQEQRSETHEEQLKGLSPP; encoded by the exons ATGGCAGTGAGCCGCGTGGAAACCGTGGGGAGCGTCTTCTCGCG GACTCGGGGCCTTATTCGGGCTGGGGTGTTGAAGGAAAAGCCTCTCTGGCTTGACATATATAAGGCCTTTCCCCCGCTGAGGGAGCCGGTCTTCCAGAGGGCCCGTTTGCGGTATGGCAAAGCCAAAGCTGAAATCCAGGACATCTTCTACCACGAGGACCGGATTAGAGT GAAATTTTATTCAGCCTATGGATCTGGTCAAAAACCTTTCGATCTGTTCAATCCAAACTTCCAATCTACCTGTCAACG GTTTGTGGAGAAGTATATTGAGCTGCAGGAACTCGGAGAGACAGATGAAGAGAAGTTATTTGTGGACGCAGGGAAGGCTTTACTGGCAGAAGGAGTCATTTTAAGACGACGAGGAAAGGCGAAGACA CAACAGGAAGGTAGTACTCAGGTTTCCTGGAAATATGAACACACAAGCCTCAAACCCCAGACTCAGCTGGAAGAAAACCAGCCTCAGCAAGTTCTGCAGGAGCAGCGTTCGGAGACACATGAAGAACAGCTGAAAGGTCTCTCACCTCCCTGA